ACCACCTCCGGCACGCGCAGCCGCACCCCGCCCGAGACCAGCGCCTGCAGCACGTCCTGGCCGCCCATGCCGGTGGCGAAGGCGCCCAGCCCGCCGCCCTGCGTGGTGTGGCTGTCGGAGTCGACGAGCAGCGTGCCAGGCGCTCCGAACCGTTCCGCGTGAACCTGGTGGCAGATCCCGTAGCCGGGGGCCGACCAGTAAAGGCCGTACTTCCGGCAGACGTCCCGCAGGTAGCGGTGATCGTCCGTGTTTTCGTGGGAGAACTGGTACACCTCGTGGTCGCAGTAGGCTGCGGCCAGCGGGACGCGCACGCGGGCGAGCCCCATCGACTCGAACTGGGCCATGATCTGCGGCGCGAACACGTCCTGCAGGAGCACCTGGTCGACGCGGACGAGGATCTGCCCTCCCGGCTGCAAATCGCCGTCCACGAGATGGGCCGACAGGATCTGCTCCGTCATCGTCCCCTTCATGCAGGCTCCTCCCTTCCGAAGAGCGACGGGTGACGCTGCACCGCGTCCCGAGGAGGGACCCGGCCCGGTGCCGGCGGCCGCGCGGGCGCGACCATCTCCGGCGCCGGCCGTCCTCCCCTGGCTACTTGATGCCGAGTTGCTCGTCGGCCTTCTGCGCGAACGAGTTGTCGTAGGTCTTCGTCACGTCGATGTTCGCGTTGCGCACTTCCTCATCCGACGCGGCGAAGACGTTCAATACGGCTTCCGCGCCCTTCGGATCCATGAGGCCGGTGCTGGAGTACATGGGGAGCATGTTCTTGAGCGCGGCCAGGTACAGGTCGGGGTTGCCCTGCGTGTACTCCGTGGGCATCTTCTGCATGATCTCTTCAGGCGTGTGCGTGTGGATCCACTGCAGCGTCTTGACGATGGCCAGAGCAAGTTTCTGCGCGACATCGCGGTGCGCCTGCACCCATTGCGCCGTCGTGTAGAGCGAGCCCGCCGGGTAGTCGCCGCCGAGGACGCGCTCCGTGTCCTCCTTCGTCCGCGTGTCGACGAGGATCCGCAGGTCCGGGTACTTGCTCTTCAGCAGCGTGGGGTCGGGATCGATCAGGACGGCGGCGTCGACCTGGCCTTGCTCCATCGCGGCGACGGCCGTGGAACCCGCGCCGATGCCCACGACGGAAGTTTCCGCCGGGTCGCCCCCGTTCTGCTTGATCACGTACTTCAGGAAGAAGTCGGTGGAGGAACCCGGCGCCGTGACGCCGACGGTCTTGCCCTTCAGGTCCGCCACGCTCTTGATCTTGTCGGTGTTCTTGGGCGCGACGGCGAGGACGAGGCCCGGGAACTGGTCGAACACGACGAACGCCTGCATCGCCTTACCCTTGGCGGCAAGCTCGACCGTGTGGTCGTAGTAGCCCGAGACCACGTCCGCGCTCCCGCCGAGCACGGCGGCCAGGGCCTTGGACCCGCCCTGGAAGTCGACAAGCTCGGCGTCCACGCCGGCCTCCTTGTAGAAGCCGAGCTGGTTCGCGAGGACGACCGGCATGTAGCAGAGGCAGGAGGCGCCGCCGACGGCGATCGTCACGTGGGGCAACGCGCCGGACGTCTCGGAGCCCGGCTCGCTCGTCGTCGCGCCTTGCCCCGTCTCGCTGCCGGCCGGCCCGCCCGCCCCGCAGGCGGTGAGGAGCAGCGCCACGGCCAGAAAGCCGACAAGCCATCCCATGAGGCCCTTCCGCGGCTTCACGTGTTCCCTCTCCTTTCGCGTGCGCGTCAGCACGCTGATGTTTGTCGACCTGCGATGCACGCTCAGCCCGCGACGCGTGCGCGCGCCTCACCCAGCCGCGCGCTGAGGAAGCTTCCGGCCCTGGCGAGGGCGTCGGGCCGGACGCCCGTCCGTACGCCCATGGCCTCCAGGAACGCGACGACGGATTCCGTCGACACGTTGCCCGGCGCACCCGGCGCGTACGGGCAGCCCCCGATGCCCGTGACGGCGGCGTCGAAGATGCGGACGCCCGCCTCCAGGCCGGCAAGGATGTTGGCAAGGGCGAAACCCCGGCGGTCGTGGAGGTGCAGGGCGAGAGGAATGGAGTGGGGGAGTTGGCGCCGTACGGTGGCCACAAGTTCGGAAACCTGCCGGGGATGAGCCACGCCGATCGTGTCCGCCAGCACGATCTCGTCCGCGCCGGCGTCTGCGTATGCGTCGACGACCTTCATGACGTCGTCCGGCGGCACGCGGCCGAGGAAGGGGCAACCGAAGGCAGTGGCCACGGCGCCACGCACCCGAATCCCCGCGCGGTGCGCCGCCTCCACCAGCGGCCGGACGCCCTGCAGGGATTCGTCGGTCGAGCGGTTCAGGTTGGCCCGGTTGTGCGCGTCGGACGCCGACACGACGATGACGACCTCGTCCACGCCGGCCGCCTGCGCGCGCTCCAGGCCCCGCATGTTCGGGATCAGCGCGCTCCAGACAACGTCCGGCGCCACCGGCCGAAGCCGTGACAGCTCATCCGCGTCCGCCAGGGACGGGATCCACGCGGGGTGGACAAAGGACGTGAACTCGATCCGGCGCAGGCCCGCCGCCAACAGCCGGCGCAGCAGCTCCGCCTTGTCCTCGGTGGACAGCGGCGGCTCGTCCTGAAGACCGTCACGTGGGGCGACCTCGACCACCTCGGCCGTGCCCGGTAAGTCCATCTCAGATCACCCCCTCTCGCTTCAATTCGGCCAGTTCCTCAGGGGTGAGGCCGAGCAAGCCCATGTAGATCTCTTCGTTGTGCTGACCCAACTCCGGACCGGCCCAGCGGACAGATCCGGGAGCCTCCCGGAACTTGGGCACGAGGCCCGGCATGAGGAGGTCGGGCTCACGCGGGTCCTTCGGGTTGACCAGCATGTCGCGCGCGTGGTACTGGGGATCGCGAGCGATGTCCGCGATGGAGTACACGGGGCCGGCCGGGACGCCGG
This genomic window from Clostridia bacterium contains:
- a CDS encoding aconitate hydratase, which codes for MKGTMTEQILSAHLVDGDLQPGGQILVRVDQVLLQDVFAPQIMAQFESMGLARVRVPLAAAYCDHEVYQFSHENTDDHRYLRDVCRKYGLYWSAPGYGICHQVHAERFGAPGTLLVDSDSHTTQGGGLGAFATGMGGQDVLQALVSGGVRLRVPEVV
- a CDS encoding ABC transporter substrate-binding protein — protein: MGWLVGFLAVALLLTACGAGGPAGSETGQGATTSEPGSETSGALPHVTIAVGGASCLCYMPVVLANQLGFYKEAGVDAELVDFQGGSKALAAVLGGSADVVSGYYDHTVELAAKGKAMQAFVVFDQFPGLVLAVAPKNTDKIKSVADLKGKTVGVTAPGSSTDFFLKYVIKQNGGDPAETSVVGIGAGSTAVAAMEQGQVDAAVLIDPDPTLLKSKYPDLRILVDTRTKEDTERVLGGDYPAGSLYTTAQWVQAHRDVAQKLALAIVKTLQWIHTHTPEEIMQKMPTEYTQGNPDLYLAALKNMLPMYSSTGLMDPKGAEAVLNVFAASDEEVRNANIDVTKTYDNSFAQKADEQLGIK
- a CDS encoding hydroxymethylglutaryl-CoA lyase, with translation MDLPGTAEVVEVAPRDGLQDEPPLSTEDKAELLRRLLAAGLRRIEFTSFVHPAWIPSLADADELSRLRPVAPDVVWSALIPNMRGLERAQAAGVDEVVIVVSASDAHNRANLNRSTDESLQGVRPLVEAAHRAGIRVRGAVATAFGCPFLGRVPPDDVMKVVDAYADAGADEIVLADTIGVAHPRQVSELVATVRRQLPHSIPLALHLHDRRGFALANILAGLEAGVRIFDAAVTGIGGCPYAPGAPGNVSTESVVAFLEAMGVRTGVRPDALARAGSFLSARLGEARARVAG